The following proteins are encoded in a genomic region of Neisseria perflava:
- a CDS encoding polyamine ABC transporter substrate-binding protein has translation MKKSLMAAAILSLVLTACSGGKETAAESSASQTQTSSSQTDKLNIYNWSDYVDPATLSAFEKNTNINVRYDYYDSNEALEAKLLTGKSGYDLVAPSIANVGRQIKAGAYQKIDKSQIPDYANIDPDLLKMMETVDPGNEYAVPYFWGINTLAINKQQVQKALGTDKLPENEWDLVFNPEYTQKLKSCGISYFDSAIEQIPLALHYLGKDPNSENPDDIKAAVDMMKKVRPDIKRFTSSGYIDDMAAGNLCVSVGYGGDLNIAKTRAKEAGNGVEVEVLAPKSGVGIWVDSLMIPRDAQNVANAHKYINHTLNPETAAKNGNYVTYAPASRPARDLMDEKYTSDESIFPSKELMEKSFIVSPKSTDASKLSVRLWQALKAGR, from the coding sequence ATGAAAAAATCTTTGATGGCGGCGGCAATCTTGAGCCTCGTCTTGACTGCGTGTAGCGGTGGAAAAGAAACCGCCGCAGAATCTTCCGCATCTCAAACTCAAACTTCTTCCTCTCAAACGGATAAACTCAATATCTACAACTGGTCGGATTATGTCGATCCTGCCACGCTGTCTGCGTTTGAAAAAAATACGAATATCAACGTCCGCTACGATTACTACGACAGCAACGAAGCGCTGGAAGCCAAGCTGCTGACCGGCAAGTCGGGTTATGACCTGGTTGCGCCGTCTATTGCCAATGTCGGCCGCCAGATTAAAGCCGGCGCGTATCAAAAAATCGACAAATCGCAAATTCCCGATTACGCCAATATCGATCCCGATTTGTTGAAAATGATGGAAACCGTCGATCCGGGCAACGAATATGCCGTCCCTTATTTCTGGGGCATCAATACGCTGGCGATCAACAAACAGCAGGTTCAAAAGGCTTTGGGTACGGATAAGCTGCCTGAAAACGAATGGGATTTGGTGTTTAACCCTGAATACACCCAAAAATTGAAATCCTGCGGCATCAGCTATTTCGACAGCGCCATCGAGCAGATTCCTTTGGCTTTGCATTATTTGGGCAAAGATCCGAACAGCGAAAACCCTGACGACATCAAAGCCGCCGTCGATATGATGAAAAAAGTGCGTCCCGACATCAAACGCTTTACCTCGTCGGGCTATATCGACGATATGGCTGCTGGTAATCTTTGCGTATCGGTAGGCTACGGCGGCGACCTCAATATTGCCAAAACCCGTGCCAAAGAAGCCGGAAACGGCGTCGAAGTCGAAGTATTGGCGCCGAAAAGCGGCGTCGGTATTTGGGTGGATTCGCTGATGATTCCGCGTGATGCGCAAAATGTGGCCAATGCACACAAATACATCAATCACACGCTCAATCCGGAAACAGCGGCTAAAAACGGCAACTATGTGACTTATGCTCCGGCCAGTCGTCCGGCGCGTGATTTGATGGATGAAAAATACACATCTGACGAATCGATTTTCCCAAGTAAAGAATTGATGGAAAAAAGCTTCATTGTCTCTCCTAAGTCAACCGATGCGAGCAAACTCAGCGTTCGCCTGTGGCAGGCTTTGAAAGCAGGGCGATGA
- a CDS encoding ACT domain-containing protein: MNNSVITVIGKDRVGIVYDVSKILAENQINILNISQQLMDDFFTMIILVDTSKSTKSRQEVLDLFAEESKKLALDIRMQNEEIFQAMHRI, translated from the coding sequence ATGAACAATTCAGTCATCACCGTCATCGGTAAAGACCGTGTGGGCATTGTGTACGACGTTTCCAAAATTTTAGCGGAAAACCAAATCAATATTCTCAACATCAGCCAACAGCTGATGGACGATTTTTTTACCATGATTATTTTGGTGGACACTTCAAAATCCACCAAATCGCGTCAAGAGGTTTTGGATTTGTTTGCGGAAGAGAGCAAAAAACTCGCGCTTGATATCCGTATGCAAAACGAAGAAATTTTCCAAGCCATGCACCGTATTTAA
- a CDS encoding PFL family protein yields the protein MSIQSGEILETVKMVADQNFDVRTITIGIDLHDCISSDIDVLNQNIYNKITTVGKDLVATAKYLSAKYGVPIVNQRISVTPIAQIAAATKADSYVSVAQTLDKAAKAIGVSFIGGFSALVQKGMSPSDEVLIRSIPEAMKTTDIVCSSINIGSTRAGINMDAVKLAGETIKRTAEITPEGFGCAKIVVFCNAVEDNPFMAGAFHGSGEADAVINVGVSGPGVVKAALENSDATTLTEVAEVVKKTAFKITRVGELIGREASKMLNIPFGILDLSLAPTPAVGDSVARILEEMGLSVCGTHGTTAALALLNDAVKKGGMMASSAVGGLSGAFIPVSEDEGMIAAAEAGVLTLDKLEAMTAVCSVGLDMIAVPGDTPAHTISGIIADEAAIGMINSKTTAVRIIPVTGKTVGDSVEFGGLLGYAPVMPVKEGSCEVFVNRGGRIPAPVQSMKN from the coding sequence ATGAGTATTCAATCCGGCGAGATTTTAGAAACCGTCAAAATGGTGGCCGACCAGAATTTTGACGTGCGCACCATTACCATTGGCATTGATTTGCACGACTGCATCAGCAGCGACATCGATGTATTGAACCAAAACATTTACAACAAAATCACTACGGTCGGCAAAGACTTGGTGGCAACGGCAAAATATCTGTCTGCCAAATACGGCGTGCCGATTGTGAATCAGCGTATTTCCGTCACGCCGATTGCTCAAATCGCGGCGGCAACCAAAGCCGATTCTTATGTTAGTGTGGCGCAAACTTTGGACAAGGCAGCCAAAGCCATCGGCGTGTCTTTTATCGGCGGCTTTTCCGCGCTGGTGCAAAAAGGCATGTCGCCTTCGGACGAAGTGCTGATCCGTTCTATTCCCGAAGCGATGAAGACTACCGACATCGTGTGCAGCTCCATCAATATCGGCAGCACGCGCGCCGGTATCAATATGGATGCGGTCAAGCTGGCAGGCGAAACCATCAAACGCACGGCTGAAATTACGCCCGAAGGTTTCGGCTGCGCGAAAATCGTCGTGTTCTGCAACGCAGTGGAAGACAATCCGTTTATGGCGGGCGCGTTTCATGGTTCGGGCGAAGCGGATGCCGTCATCAATGTCGGCGTATCCGGCCCGGGTGTTGTAAAAGCCGCGTTGGAAAATTCAGATGCAACGACATTGACTGAAGTTGCGGAAGTTGTGAAGAAAACCGCTTTCAAAATTACCCGTGTGGGCGAACTTATCGGCCGCGAAGCCTCAAAAATGCTCAATATCCCATTCGGTATTCTTGATTTATCGTTGGCCCCAACCCCTGCCGTCGGCGACTCGGTGGCACGCATTCTTGAAGAAATGGGTTTGAGCGTCTGCGGTACGCACGGCACGACGGCTGCCTTGGCCTTGCTGAACGATGCCGTGAAAAAAGGCGGCATGATGGCTTCCAGCGCGGTCGGCGGTTTGAGCGGCGCGTTTATCCCCGTTTCCGAAGACGAAGGCATGATTGCCGCTGCCGAAGCTGGTGTGTTGACACTGGATAAACTCGAAGCTATGACCGCTGTCTGCTCCGTTGGTTTGGATATGATTGCCGTACCCGGCGACACGCCTGCTCATACCATTTCCGGTATCATCGCCGACGAAGCCGCCATCGGCATGATCAACAGCAAAACCACTGCCGTGCGCATTATTCCGGTAACCGGCAAAACCGTCGGCGACAGCGTCGAGTTCGGCGGCCTGTTGGGCTACGCGCCTGTAATGCCGGTTAAAGAAGGTTCGTGCGAAGTATTCGTCAACCGAGGCGGCAGAATTCCTGCGCCGGTTCAATCGATGAAAAACTGA
- a CDS encoding GNAT family N-acetyltransferase — protein sequence MPQTVTLVLYDPAHAADLDYRLHGEQAQYSVSPQERLQNGRFAAPDCLAVTILCQNRPIGFFILDKGSDRLTYSANPRAVLLRSMSVNPAYQGQGCARAALADDKLAPLIRSILPDCDEIVFGVHHANRAAIGLYQSCGFADTERTFMGTKGLQYIYSKTIR from the coding sequence ATGCCCCAAACCGTTACCCTTGTGCTGTACGACCCCGCACACGCCGCCGATTTGGACTACCGTCTGCACGGAGAGCAAGCACAATACTCGGTTTCGCCCCAAGAGCGGCTGCAAAACGGCCGGTTCGCCGCGCCCGACTGTTTGGCCGTAACCATTTTGTGCCAAAACCGCCCCATCGGATTTTTCATCCTTGATAAAGGCAGCGACCGCCTTACTTACAGCGCCAACCCCCGCGCCGTATTGCTGCGCTCGATGTCGGTCAACCCCGCATATCAGGGTCAAGGCTGCGCCCGCGCGGCGCTGGCTGACGATAAATTGGCGCCGCTCATCCGCAGCATATTGCCCGACTGCGACGAAATCGTGTTCGGCGTACACCACGCCAACCGCGCCGCCATCGGCCTGTACCAAAGCTGCGGATTTGCCGATACGGAGCGAACCTTTATGGGCACAAAGGGGCTGCAATATATTTACAGCAAAACGATTCGGTAA
- a CDS encoding helicase HerA-like domain-containing protein, giving the protein MTTFQIARADGKTLEIQGKMANRHGLIAGATGTGKTVTLRRMAEAFSSEGVPVFLVDVKGDLSGIAQAGANSGKVGERIAEFDLGEQWLQSFPVRFWDVYGETGIPVRVTVSEMGPMLLARLMNLNDTQEGLLNLVFKVADDRGWHILDLKDLRSMLKHVSDHASEYRTQYGNVSAASIGAIQRQLLTLENEGAEKFFGEPSLNLQDWMQTDNGKGIINILNSEKLMRSPRMYSAFLLWMLAELFETLPEVGDLDKPKFVMFFDEAHLMFDNAANALVEQIEQVVRLIRSKGVGVYFVTQNPLDLPDTILGQLGNRVQHALRAFTPRDQKAVKAAAETFRSNPNIKVAEAIAELGVGEALVSFLDEKGMPEPVERALILPPQSSLTPLAAEERNRLFQNDDLYPTYKDMVDNYSAFEALAEADSQAAAEKEAANAAKEQEKAQKAAEKEAANADPGILGGLIGGLSGGRKKSGQGLGYNVVDAIGSQINRQVTNAISRSVMGIIKNMFK; this is encoded by the coding sequence ATGACTACATTTCAAATTGCGCGTGCCGACGGGAAAACGCTCGAAATCCAAGGCAAAATGGCCAACCGCCACGGCTTGATCGCCGGCGCGACCGGTACGGGTAAAACCGTTACCCTGCGCCGCATGGCGGAAGCCTTCAGCAGCGAAGGCGTCCCTGTATTCTTGGTCGATGTCAAAGGCGATTTGTCGGGCATCGCGCAAGCCGGTGCCAACAGCGGCAAAGTGGGCGAACGCATCGCCGAGTTTGATTTGGGCGAGCAATGGCTGCAAAGTTTCCCCGTGCGCTTTTGGGATGTTTACGGCGAAACCGGTATTCCGGTGCGCGTGACTGTTTCCGAAATGGGCCCTATGCTTTTGGCTCGCCTGATGAATCTGAACGACACGCAGGAAGGCCTGCTCAACCTCGTGTTCAAAGTCGCCGACGACAGAGGCTGGCACATTCTGGACTTGAAAGACCTGCGCAGCATGCTGAAACACGTTTCCGACCACGCTTCGGAATACCGCACGCAATACGGCAACGTTTCCGCCGCCAGTATTGGCGCGATTCAACGCCAACTGCTGACTTTGGAAAACGAAGGCGCAGAAAAATTCTTCGGCGAACCTTCCCTCAACCTGCAAGACTGGATGCAAACCGACAACGGCAAAGGCATCATCAACATCCTCAATTCCGAAAAACTGATGCGCTCGCCGCGTATGTACAGCGCGTTTTTACTGTGGATGCTGGCAGAATTGTTTGAAACCCTGCCTGAAGTCGGCGATTTGGACAAACCAAAATTCGTGATGTTCTTCGATGAAGCGCATTTAATGTTCGACAATGCCGCCAATGCACTGGTCGAACAAATCGAACAAGTCGTGCGCCTGATCCGCTCCAAAGGCGTGGGCGTCTATTTCGTCACCCAAAACCCGCTCGACTTACCCGACACCATTCTCGGCCAACTGGGTAACCGCGTACAACACGCCCTGCGCGCCTTCACACCGCGCGACCAAAAAGCAGTCAAAGCTGCTGCCGAAACCTTCCGCAGCAACCCAAACATCAAAGTTGCCGAAGCGATTGCCGAACTCGGCGTCGGCGAAGCCCTCGTTTCCTTCCTTGATGAAAAAGGTATGCCCGAGCCGGTAGAACGCGCTCTCATCCTGCCGCCGCAATCTTCCTTAACCCCGCTTGCCGCAGAGGAACGCAACCGCTTGTTCCAAAACGACGATTTGTATCCAACCTACAAAGACATGGTGGACAACTACTCCGCTTTTGAAGCATTGGCCGAAGCAGACAGCCAGGCTGCCGCTGAAAAAGAAGCCGCAAATGCCGCTAAAGAGCAGGAAAAAGCACAAAAAGCCGCAGAAAAAGAAGCTGCCAATGCCGATCCCGGCATCCTCGGCGGACTGATCGGCGGTTTGAGCGGCGGACGTAAAAAATCCGGCCAAGGTTTGGGCTACAACGTTGTCGACGCCATCGGCAGCCAAATCAACCGCCAAGTAACCAACGCCATTTCACGCAGCGTAATGGGCATTATTAAAAATATGTTCAAATAA
- a CDS encoding multidrug effflux MFS transporter, which produces MTAQQAPLGEKTMAVLMAMLVALMPFSVDAYLPAIPEMAKSLGSDIHRIEQSLSFFMFGVAFGQVVGGSISDIKGRKPVALVGLSIYFAAVIGLTIVNNVEQLLNLRAVQAFGAGMTVVISGAMVRDYYSGRKAAQMFALIGIILMIVPLMAPMIGAGLQNLGGWRMIFGFLACYSLLLWGLMWYFLPKPHQKGKISMDVFGVVAGRFKRVLRTRAAMGYLFFQAFSFGSMFAFLTESSFVYQQLYHASPNQYAWIFALNIITMMSFNRVTAWRLKTGTHPQNILKWGIIVQFVANLLMAVLVLLLSLPPLWALVLCVMFSVGTQGLVGANTQACFMGYFSEEGGSANAVLGVFQSLIGASVGMATTWLHNGSALVMAGMMLSSTVCGIVLLWVCSHQAWMENDKKEYV; this is translated from the coding sequence ATGACTGCACAACAAGCCCCTTTGGGCGAAAAAACCATGGCCGTGCTGATGGCGATGTTGGTCGCGCTGATGCCGTTTTCTGTCGATGCCTATCTGCCTGCGATTCCCGAAATGGCGAAGTCGCTGGGTTCGGATATCCACCGCATTGAGCAAAGCCTGAGCTTTTTTATGTTTGGCGTGGCGTTTGGTCAGGTGGTCGGCGGTTCGATTTCGGATATTAAAGGCCGCAAACCTGTCGCCTTGGTGGGCTTGAGCATTTACTTTGCCGCCGTTATCGGTTTAACGATAGTGAATAATGTCGAGCAGCTGCTGAACTTGCGTGCCGTGCAGGCGTTTGGTGCGGGGATGACCGTGGTGATTTCCGGCGCGATGGTGCGCGATTATTATTCCGGACGCAAAGCCGCACAGATGTTTGCCTTAATCGGCATCATTCTGATGATTGTGCCGCTGATGGCGCCGATGATTGGTGCGGGCTTGCAGAATTTGGGCGGCTGGCGCATGATTTTCGGTTTTCTGGCCTGCTATTCGCTGCTGCTTTGGGGATTGATGTGGTATTTCCTGCCCAAGCCGCACCAAAAAGGCAAAATCAGCATGGACGTGTTCGGCGTGGTAGCCGGCAGGTTTAAACGTGTTTTGAGAACACGCGCCGCGATGGGCTATCTGTTTTTCCAAGCTTTCAGTTTCGGTTCGATGTTTGCCTTTTTGACCGAATCGTCGTTTGTGTACCAACAACTGTATCATGCTTCGCCAAATCAATATGCTTGGATATTTGCGCTCAATATCATTACCATGATGTCGTTTAACCGCGTTACCGCATGGCGTTTGAAAACCGGTACGCATCCGCAAAACATCCTCAAATGGGGCATTATCGTCCAATTCGTCGCCAATTTGCTGATGGCGGTTTTGGTGTTGTTGCTGTCTTTGCCGCCTTTGTGGGCTTTGGTGCTGTGCGTGATGTTTTCAGTCGGTACGCAAGGCTTGGTCGGTGCGAACACTCAAGCCTGCTTTATGGGCTATTTCAGCGAAGAGGGCGGCAGCGCAAATGCCGTTTTGGGCGTGTTCCAATCCCTCATCGGCGCATCGGTCGGCATGGCCACGACTTGGCTGCACAATGGTTCTGCCTTGGTAATGGCCGGTATGATGTTGAGTTCGACCGTGTGCGGTATCGTACTGTTGTGGGTTTGCTCGCATCAGGCTTGGATGGAAAACGATAAAAAAGAATATGTTTAA
- the murI gene encoding glutamate racemase: MSTSKQRPIGVFDSGVGGLTNVRALMERLPMENIIYFGDTARVPYGTKSRATIETFAMQIVDFLLENDVKALVIACNTIAAVAGQKIRQKAGNMPVLDVISAGAEAALQTTKNNRIGIIATNTTVNSNAYARAIHSQNNDTLVRTQAAPLLVPLVEEGWLDHEVTRLTVCEYLKPLLADDIDTLVLGCTHFPLLKPLIGREAQNVTLVDSAITTAEATAKALAQAGLLNTENDNPDYRFYVSDIPLRFRTIGERFLGRSMEQIEMVTLG; the protein is encoded by the coding sequence ATGAGTACCAGCAAACAACGCCCCATCGGCGTATTTGATTCCGGCGTCGGCGGCTTGACCAATGTCCGCGCCCTGATGGAACGCCTGCCGATGGAAAACATCATCTATTTCGGCGATACCGCACGCGTTCCCTACGGCACCAAATCCCGCGCCACCATCGAAACCTTCGCCATGCAGATTGTCGATTTCCTGCTGGAAAACGATGTCAAAGCACTCGTCATCGCGTGTAACACTATCGCCGCTGTTGCCGGACAAAAAATCCGTCAAAAAGCAGGCAATATGCCCGTATTGGACGTTATCTCAGCCGGCGCGGAAGCTGCTTTGCAAACCACCAAAAACAACCGAATCGGCATTATCGCGACCAATACCACCGTCAACAGCAACGCCTACGCACGCGCTATCCATTCGCAAAACAACGACACGCTGGTGCGTACACAAGCCGCGCCCCTGCTTGTGCCATTGGTGGAAGAGGGCTGGCTCGATCACGAAGTCACCCGCCTGACCGTATGCGAGTACCTGAAGCCACTCTTGGCCGACGACATCGACACGCTGGTGTTGGGTTGTACCCACTTCCCACTGCTCAAACCGCTTATCGGCCGCGAAGCACAAAACGTCACCTTGGTCGATTCCGCAATCACCACCGCTGAAGCCACCGCCAAAGCCTTAGCGCAAGCAGGTTTGCTGAATACAGAGAACGACAATCCGGATTACCGCTTCTACGTCAGCGACATCCCACTGCGTTTCCGCACCATCGGCGAACGCTTCTTAGGCAGAAGTATGGAGCAGATTGAGATGGTAACGTTGGGTTGA
- the xth gene encoding exodeoxyribonuclease III — MKIATWNVNSLNVRLPQVQNWLADHQADILALQELKLDQDKFPAAALQMMGWHCVWSGQKTYNGVAIISRHEPQDVHCGLPALPDDPQRRVIAATINGVRVINVYCVNGEALDSPKFQYKEQWFAALTEFVRTEMATHPKLVLLGDFNIAPADADCYDPEKWHEKIHCSSIERQWFKNLLDLGLTDSLRKVHPEGAFYTWFDYRGAMFQRKLGLRIDHILTSPELAATLTDVTVDLETRAQERPSDHAPVIAEFDC; from the coding sequence ATGAAAATCGCCACTTGGAACGTCAATTCCCTCAACGTCCGCCTGCCCCAAGTACAAAACTGGCTGGCCGACCACCAAGCCGACATACTCGCCTTACAAGAACTCAAACTCGACCAAGACAAATTCCCGGCCGCCGCCCTGCAAATGATGGGCTGGCACTGCGTCTGGAGCGGCCAAAAAACCTATAACGGCGTCGCCATCATCAGCCGCCACGAGCCACAAGACGTACATTGCGGCCTTCCCGCCCTCCCCGATGACCCGCAACGCCGCGTCATCGCCGCCACCATCAACGGCGTACGCGTCATCAACGTCTATTGCGTCAACGGAGAAGCCCTGGACAGCCCCAAATTCCAATACAAAGAACAATGGTTTGCTGCATTGACCGAGTTCGTCCGCACCGAAATGGCCACCCACCCCAAACTCGTACTGCTCGGCGACTTCAACATCGCCCCGGCCGATGCCGACTGCTACGACCCCGAAAAATGGCATGAAAAAATCCATTGCTCCTCCATCGAAAGACAATGGTTTAAAAACCTGCTCGACCTCGGCCTGACCGACAGCCTGCGCAAAGTCCACCCCGAAGGCGCGTTCTACACATGGTTCGACTACCGCGGCGCCATGTTCCAACGCAAACTCGGCCTGCGCATCGACCACATCCTCACCAGCCCCGAACTCGCCGCCACCCTCACCGACGTCACTGTCGACCTAGAAACCCGCGCCCAAGAACGCCCCAGCGACCATGCGCCGGTGATTGCCGAGTTTGACTGTTAG
- a CDS encoding ArsR/SmtB family transcription factor yields the protein MEIKRLSTILKLIANPERMAILFLLLDGDRSITELAQALDSSPTGIANHLARLRTEGIIDFTRYHRIIEYRIISEEATTILNTLRTLKDQAE from the coding sequence ATGGAAATCAAGCGTCTCTCTACCATTCTCAAACTGATTGCCAACCCCGAACGTATGGCCATTCTTTTTCTACTGCTTGACGGCGACCGCAGCATTACCGAACTGGCACAGGCACTCGACTCCTCCCCGACCGGCATCGCCAACCACCTCGCACGCCTGCGCACCGAAGGCATCATCGATTTCACGCGCTACCACCGCATCATCGAATACCGCATCATCTCCGAAGAAGCCACCACCATCCTCAATACCCTACGCACGCTCAAAGACCAAGCCGAATAA
- a CDS encoding extracellular solute-binding protein, whose product MKTPALLSLLGLIPSAAFAAHGVGLGQPPKYPANFTAFEYVNPNAPKGGTFTTPFLGAFDTLNPFTLKGNHEYGISMLTLDTLTEQSMDEPYAVYGLIAEDIALAPDGLSVTFKINPKAKFHNGDPVLAKDVAASFNILTKDKAAAPMYHFYWSDVAKVETPNDRTVVFRFKQRNSELHMILGSLPVFSHKSYPKGLAAAPNSLPIGSGPYRFAKAENGRISEFVRDKNYWAQNLPVRKGRYNYDHIRIKYVKDEVVRIEGLKGGQYDFVQENVARNWARAYSDEVLKKRNLSKHEWVQNSTAGMQGFVINMRHKPLDNIYVRRALIESFDYESVNSRIFYGAYRRTDSFFTNSTMAATGKPDSAETVLLKSLGTKLPDGVLDQDVPMPPVTDPKLGVRPNLLKARALLEKGGYQYKNGKAVDKQGKPLTFEFLAPSKNYERITAKWQRDLAKIGITMNVRTADSAVYQKRMNDFDFDVTTGYYGNSESPGNEQYDYFSCAAAKTEGSRNLSGVCHPAVEKLLTHFNSFTNRKELQTTSRALDRLIRHQYTIVPNWFADRYRVVYRNDVGIPSKLPKYYDPITFAMTAGWKKK is encoded by the coding sequence ATGAAAACACCAGCCCTACTCTCTCTGCTCGGTTTGATTCCATCTGCCGCCTTTGCCGCCCACGGCGTAGGCCTTGGCCAACCACCCAAATATCCGGCCAACTTCACCGCTTTCGAATACGTCAATCCCAACGCCCCCAAAGGCGGCACGTTTACCACGCCTTTCCTCGGTGCTTTTGACACGCTCAACCCCTTTACCCTCAAAGGCAACCACGAATACGGCATCAGCATGCTGACGCTCGACACCCTGACCGAGCAAAGCATGGACGAACCTTACGCCGTTTACGGCCTGATTGCCGAAGACATCGCCCTGGCGCCGGACGGTCTTTCCGTTACCTTCAAAATCAACCCCAAAGCCAAATTCCACAACGGCGACCCCGTTTTGGCCAAAGACGTTGCCGCTTCATTTAACATCCTGACCAAAGACAAAGCCGCCGCCCCCATGTACCACTTCTACTGGAGCGACGTAGCCAAAGTAGAAACGCCCAACGACCGCACCGTCGTATTCCGCTTCAAGCAGCGTAACTCAGAATTGCACATGATTCTCGGCAGCCTGCCCGTCTTCTCGCATAAAAGCTATCCCAAAGGTCTGGCAGCCGCACCCAACAGCCTGCCGATCGGTTCCGGCCCCTACCGTTTTGCCAAAGCCGAAAACGGCCGCATCAGCGAGTTTGTCCGCGACAAAAACTACTGGGCTCAAAACCTGCCCGTGCGCAAAGGCCGCTACAACTACGACCACATCCGCATCAAATACGTCAAAGACGAAGTTGTCCGCATCGAAGGGTTAAAAGGCGGCCAATATGACTTCGTACAAGAAAACGTTGCCCGCAACTGGGCGCGCGCCTACTCCGACGAAGTCCTCAAAAAACGCAATCTGTCCAAACACGAATGGGTACAAAACAGCACAGCCGGCATGCAAGGCTTCGTCATCAATATGCGCCACAAGCCCTTGGACAATATTTACGTCCGCCGTGCCTTGATTGAAAGCTTCGACTACGAAAGCGTCAACAGCCGCATCTTCTACGGCGCATACCGCCGCACCGACAGCTTCTTCACAAACAGCACCATGGCCGCAACCGGCAAGCCTGACAGCGCGGAAACCGTATTGCTCAAATCATTGGGTACCAAGCTGCCCGACGGCGTATTGGATCAAGACGTCCCTATGCCGCCGGTTACCGACCCCAAACTGGGCGTGCGCCCGAACCTGCTCAAAGCACGCGCCCTGCTTGAAAAAGGCGGCTATCAATACAAAAACGGCAAAGCAGTCGACAAACAAGGCAAACCGCTGACCTTTGAATTCCTCGCCCCAAGCAAAAACTACGAACGCATTACCGCCAAATGGCAGCGTGACCTCGCCAAAATCGGCATTACCATGAACGTGCGCACCGCCGACTCCGCCGTGTACCAAAAACGCATGAACGACTTCGATTTTGACGTGACCACAGGCTACTACGGCAACAGCGAAAGCCCCGGCAACGAGCAATACGACTACTTCAGCTGCGCCGCCGCCAAAACCGAAGGCAGCCGCAACCTATCCGGCGTCTGTCATCCTGCGGTTGAAAAACTGCTGACCCATTTCAACAGCTTTACCAACCGCAAAGAGCTGCAAACCACCTCGCGCGCGCTCGACCGACTGATCCGCCACCAATACACCATCGTTCCAAACTGGTTCGCCGACCGCTATCGCGTCGTGTACCGTAACGATGTCGGCATTCCGTCCAAGCTGCCGAAATACTACGACCCCATCACCTTCGCCATGACCGCAGGCTGGAAGAAAAAGTAG